The Lycium ferocissimum isolate CSIRO_LF1 chromosome 10, AGI_CSIRO_Lferr_CH_V1, whole genome shotgun sequence genome window below encodes:
- the LOC132034308 gene encoding acyl carrier protein 1, chloroplastic-like: protein MAASSFAISSLSCSSFKPNQAYLKTSSLSIKGISFPSLRLKPATRRFSINCAAKPETVDKVCEIVKKQLALPGDKVVNGESKFTALGADSLDTVEIVMGLEEAFGITVEEENAQTIATVQDAADLIEELVAKK, encoded by the exons atggCTGCTTCTTCCTTTGCCATCTCTTCCCTTTCATGCTCCTCCTTCAAGCCCAACCAG GCATATTTGAAGACCTCCTCCCTTTCTATCAAGGGAATAAGCTTCCCTTCCCTCAGATTGAAGCCAGCTACTCGCCGCTTCAGCATTAACTGTGCG GCTAAACCAGAGACAGTTGACAAAGTGTGTGAAATTGTGAAGAAACAACTGGCTCTTCCCGGTGATAAAGTAGTCAACGGAGAGTCAAAATTTACAGCACTTGGTGCAGATTCTCTTGACACG GTTGAGATTGTCATGGGACTTGAGGAGGCTTTTGGAATCACTGTGGAAGAAGAGAATGCACAAACTATTGCAACAGTTCAAGATGCTGCTGACTTGATTGAGGAACTCGTCGCCAAGAAATGA